In Trichoderma asperellum chromosome 1, complete sequence, a single window of DNA contains:
- a CDS encoding uncharacterized protein (EggNog:ENOG41), producing the protein MSSVRQSPSHRPRRPSYSDSMACFSLDETSLESRQLRLLVAATGTRHSSWAQPLVVRLSKDRRIEMRAVVDDPSPRLNQLIITIQNSPLGGAQIDSEGSLFRQSGLNIRDLVDWADLLVCVPLDMNSIDKMLAGAADTFLEDLLRNWNRAEKGVIMVPGMDDNMWLSPLVQQQLDALQRTRPCIHVMEPILWHYEDAAHPQQTTNWSGFRHLLSLIQNQADLLNLGRDVEGTARMVPIPKDHTHTQALPGLPFELWSRILRFTGDWELASALGIKVNLPMPTEWSIRAESLSNPLLVYSHELNWTVLSSNTAVICAKLSEAPADFHILPVLAVKLIIRFALVEVLAYLEVNHPRLFKAFDGAFLPTKASAYYPQVEVLDYWKNSQHFQNRHVYSTEAIDGASKNGHVQVLQWWKQSGLPLLYTKVSLEQASSNGHIPVLDWWLDTAARDCSIPLHSGRSLLWAAKNGHADVLRWWHTSGICVGYEGGVALVASKWGHVHALETWRKLKGDENVIFDAEEVIFTATAYGRVDVLEWWRRFSQGQLDGMDGHGVEVVFRTHKIQEAVKGNSEHKLGVQEWWFRYRLSMGNRSREGWPPHLRL; encoded by the coding sequence ATGTCTTCCGTCaggcaatctccatctcatcgGCCGCGGCGACCCAGCTATTCTGACTCAATGGCCTGTTTTTCTCTTGACGAAACTTCGCTAGAAAGTCGCCAACTGCGCCTGCTCGTTGCTGCCACGGGCACACGACACTCCTCGTGGGCTCAACCACTCGTGGTGCGGCTTTCTAAGGATCGCCGCATAGAGATGAGAGCTGTGGTTGATGATCCTTCTCCGAGGCTGAATCAGCTGATCATTACCATTCAAAACTCACCTTTAGGCGGTGCACAAATTGATTCAGAAGGCTCGCTTTTTAGGCAGTCTGGACTGAACATCCGTGATCTAGTCGACTGGGCTGATCTCTTGGTGTGCGTGCCACTTGATATGAACAGCATTGATAAAATGTTAGCCGGGGCAGCAGATACCTTCCTTGAAGACCTCTTGAGAAACTGGAATAGGGCTGAGAAAGGGGTTATTATGGTCCCTGGAATGGATGACAACATGTGGCTGAGTCCACTGGTCCAACAACAGCTGGATGCACTCCAGAGAACACGGCCCTGTATCCATGTTATGGAACCCATATTATGGCACTATGAAGATGCGGCACATCCACAGCAGACCACAAACTGGAGTGGATTTAGACATCTACTCAGTCTTATCCAGAATCAAGCCGATTTGCTAAATCTTGGTCGGGATGTCGAAGGGACTGCCAGAATGGTTCCTATACCAAAGGaccacacacatacacaggCTCTGCCGGGGCTACCATTCGAGTTGTGGAGTAGAATACTGAGATTTACGGGGGATTGGGAGCTGGCCAGTGCACTGGGAATCAAAGTCAATCTGCCAATGCCAACAGAATGGAGCATACGGGCCGAGAGTTTAAGCAACCCTTTACTCGTTTATTCGCACGAGCTGAACTGGACGGTCCTCTCAAGCAATACGGCTGTTATCTGTGCGAAATTATCAGAAGCACCGGCGGATTTCCACATTTTGCCAGTGCTGGCTGTGAAACTCATAATACGATTCGCCCTTGTCGAAGTCCTTGCTTACTTAGAAGTCAATCACCCCCGGTTATTTAAGGCGTTCGATGGCGCTTTCCTTCCAACAAAAGCATCGGCATATTACCCCCAGGTCGAAGTTCTAGATTACTGGAAGAATAGCCAGCATTTTCAAAATCGACATGTGTATAGTACAGAGGCCATAGATGGTGCGTCTAAGAATGGTCATGTGCAGGTTTTGCAGTGGTGGAAGCAGTCGGGGTTGCCGTTGCTGTATACCAAAGTCTCACTGGAACAAGCGAGCAGCAATGGTCATATCCCAGTCCTTGATTGGTGGCTCGATACTGCAGCCCGAGACTGTAGCATTCCCTTACACTCAGGAAGATCGCTATTATGGGCTGCGAAAAATGGTCACGCGGATGTGCTGCGATGGTGGCATACTTCCGGAATATGTGTTGGATACGAAGGCGGCGTAGCTTTGGTCGCTAGCAAATGGGGGCACGTCCATGCCTTGGAAACATGGCGTAAGTTGAAGGGTGATGAGAATGTCATCTTTGATGCGGAAGAAGTAATTTTTACAGCAACAGCTTATGGACGAGTAGACGTCCTTGAGTGGTGGCGCCGATTTTCACAGGGCCAGCTTGACGGTATGGATGGACATGGGGTAGAAGTTGTCTTCCGAACGCATAAGATTCAGGAAGCCGTTAAGGGTAATTCCGAACATAAACTAGGTGTTCAAGAGTGGTGGTTTCGTTATAGACTGAGTATGGGGAATCGTTCTAGAGAAGGATGGCCTCCTCATCTACGTCTCTAA
- a CDS encoding uncharacterized protein (BUSCO:EOG092D0431~EggNog:ENOG41~TransMembrane:2 (o447-472i673-692o)), translating into MTTQLLATELANLIQESKRKHSDLRQAAERSLEELKGLGNVSEATAPELLSQKPSFVNPFIIACGTKNAKFTGIAIVCLQRLIVAKALPRAKLNQVLEALMQASSAGLDVQLKILQALPSLLQNYSSDLNGDLLVTALNICFILQSSKNAIVNNTSAATLQQLVVSVFDKVVAEDKSGNDAPFAGEAPSGDGKVELRAAALDAYRIFNDLCLLTENQRSEFLRFSGLQQTFGLELIESVITNHAAVFTSHAEQTHILRERVMPLLMSALKGRPSFATTVRLVRILYTLLRRHISVLPSECGDALLLLTTLLDQDTAVWKRALCMEVFRGIFAEHSLVRRIFAMYDAKEGEKDIIKTLTATFVRLSTEKPAVIGLGHQSTMPVSDPSGSSGLSADPALIEATSVTGIISGSVGSESSNVGISIQWSSVRVPCIDQLDKTEAPAIPESYIYSLILACISSLSDGLAKFILPLTVPNENRARRKASRQDMGRSSPAPSHLEAEAPPRGGSRERSASFKRNPVPLNPLELEDHPAYPEVKVCSEIVNECWPAILATCSTFLYAALDSEYYHGLVRAFQRFAHVAGLLQLTTPRDAFLSTLGKAAVPPNILSACVNAGQSRSVATTPTETQNSVFGNARGLLSVESLTQVSSPTERQRQGSMDASITLNTRNLLCLRALLNLGIALGPTLGLAWGIILETLQQADFVLYVTGKAPGRTQSLSRGGQDYQNETEGSSLMANFSTEVRSVETAASRLIESSVDFPNESFIEVVHAICGLLPGEGQTNSSTPNKEQPQQGQQGQQGKVSSAQHRRVLSFSGQSSTTSNQELQFALAKLGEIAMINLERLLAYDPKESGWDPLMDRLIQTLDSSAISPPVRTRASEILAKLALEAATASGTQSPEVRGAIQLRLLGALHDSLKSLQKGGRDISVANAATDIEIHRIILDGLRSIIEDCGQVLVSGWDLTFDIIGSVFVTREANLDEDHELIITARSLGTRSSKLVRSSFSSLQLICSDFLPSLPNSCFLILVDTLYKFSSQNDDLNIALTTVTFFWALSDFLSGKDKSLDITIDLFQDADVDTLERLAADYGGRGSGAALWMLLLLRLTAVASDDRVELRNTAIQTLLRIFDAYGERLSPEAWSICIKSVVFKLLASLEEELRRTEDEEVEKADRPEWHDTAVVVLNGISTLLGNNLEVLTAHSSFNKLWNELLEHLATLLDFQVLDINTATFKTLGHVLSQSGDEDKPVFNETTVTFAWNLWSRGIPITKSPDGKIQDNQNCLTAYVAALREVYRLIKSDLTVERVQRILALLRKTVEEASVGSYATDIDNLTQLQAQILDAVKMIRTDIDGVPSALIVQVAEFVTLAYDQDYNSRPLSKRTYVAMSKASMQMLENLIVSHSSDADIYKSGSVVTALSAIYRPISLKYQFPITTRSIQPWKLATSTALVVIQATLSKLDDLDIPTATVQDIWQWIVEIADGILSADCSNTPPGTNIEDDEAADIGSFHKMAELIIPLIGSEKVKKETRRAYTKSLFKTSIIHEPPSADKLALEDEESGLSMLYTPRTGRTISDPPTLRTKMAYVAFEELFFLISVDEPAAHKSSAAKSMADYTACRTRIACSAAPYLVLRCALTLRAYVSDQPLRGKMPQPLSQRKELVWTLQKVVDLESQSEAISPLEGAKSESRKHLLRLYALIVRALGVQGDEKVLSLLRQALEIVGGEFGAV; encoded by the exons ATGACGACGCAGCTTCTGGCCACGGAGCTAGCTAATCTCATTCAGGAGAGCAAGCGGAAACACAGTGACCTTCGACAA gCAGCTGAAAGATCCCTAGAAGAGCTGAAAGGCCTCGGTAATGTGTCTGAGGCCACAGCTCCTGAGC TACTCTCCCAAAAGCCCAGCTTTGTGAATCCCTTCATAATTGCATGTGGAACCAAGAATGCAAAGTTTACGGGCATCGCAATAGTTTGTCTGCAGCGACTCATCGTTGCGAAAGCGCTGCCCAGAGCGAAACTCAACCAGGTCTTGGAGGCGTTGATGCAGGCATCATCAGCAGGGCTTGACGTGCAGTTAAAGATATTGCAAGCGCTGCcctcgctgctgcagaactACTCCTCAGATTTGAATGGCGACCTTCTTGTGACTGCTTTGAATATATGTTTCATCTTACAAAGTAGTAAGAACGCCATTGTGAATAATACCTCAGCTGCTACCCTCCAACAACTGGTTGTTTCAGTCTTTGATAAAGTGGTCGCCGAAGATA AAAGCGGAAATGATGCCCCTTTTGCGGGAGAAGCGCCATCCGGGGATGGTAAAGTTGAGCTTCGCGCAGCCGCGTTGGATGCCTATCGT ATTTTCAATGACCTATGCCTCTTGACCGAGAATCAACGGTCCGAATTTTTACGTTTCTCAGGCTTGCAGCAAACATTTGGGCTAGAGTTAATCGAGTCAGTTATCACAAATCATGCAGCTGTCTTCACGAGCCATGCTGAGCAAACTCATATTCTCCGCGAGCGCGTTATGCCTCTCCTGATGAGTGCACTTAAAGGGAGACCATCGTTCGCCACAACTGTGAGACTCGTTCGCATTCTCTATACACTGTTGCGTCGCCATATTAGCGTCCTGCCTTCAGAGTGTGGTGATGCGCTCTTGCTGCTTACAACCCTCTTGGACCAAGATACCGCTGTCTGGAAGCGAGCTTTGTGCATGGAAGTCTTCCGCGGCATATTTGCTGAACATTCTCTTGTTCGTCGCATATTCGCGATGTATGACGCAAAGGAGGGCGAGAAGGACATTATCAAAACGCTTACCGCGACCTTTGTTCGACTCAGCACTGAGAAGCCAGCAGTAATTGGTCTAGGGCATCAATCCACGATGCCAGTTTCCGATCCTTCTGGCAGCTCTGGCCTATCTGCAGATCCAGCCTTGATCGAAGCGACTAGTGTCACTGGGATAATCAGTGGCTCTGTTGGATCGGAGAGTTCCAACGTTGGTATTAGCATACAATGGAGCTCTGTTCGCGTTCCTTGTATCGACCAGCTGGATAAAACCGAAGCTCCTGCTATTCCCGAGTCGTACATTTACAGCTTGATACTGGCATGTATTTCATCGCTGTCGGATGGGCTTGCCAAGTTTATCCTACCTCTTACAGTTCCTAATGAGAATCGAGCTCGACGAAAAGCATCAAGGCAAGATATGGGACGTAGCTCACCTGCCCCATCTCATCTAGAAGCAGAAGCCCCGCCTCGCGGAGGATCGCGGGAACGATCGGCTTCATTTAAGAGAAATCCCGTGCCGCTTAATCCTCTAGAGCTGGAAGACCACCCTGCCTACCCAGAGGTTAAAGTTTGTTCGGAGATCGTCAATGAGTGCTGGCCGGCTATCCTGGCAACGTGCTCGACTTTTTTATATGCCGCCTTGGATTCAGAGTATTACCATGGCTTGGTTCGTGCATTTCAGCGATTCGCCCATGTCGCAGGCCTGTTGCAGCTCACAACGCCGCGAGATGCATTTTTATCTACACTAGGAAAAGCCGCTGTGCCTCCAAATATTCTGAGTGCGTGCGTCAATGCTGGCCAGTCACGATCTGTAGCCACCACGCCAACGGAAACTCAGAACAGCGTTTTTGGCAATGCCCGTGGCCTTCTAAGCGTCGAAAGCTTAACACAGGTGTCAAGTCCTACTGAAAGGCAGCGACAAGGGTCCATGGATGCATCAATTACTCTAAATACTCGTAACCTCCTCTGTTTACGAGCTCTCCTCAACCTCGGCATTGCACTTGGTCCGACGCTTGGGCTCGCCTGGGGTATTATACTGGAGACGTTACAGCAGGCGGACTTTGTGCTCTACGTTACCGGAAAAGCTCCAGGGAGAACTCAATCTCTTAGCCGCGGGGGACAGGATTACCAAAATGAAACAGAAGGCAGTTCGCTCATGGCAAACTTTAGCACCGAGGTTCGGTCAGTTGAAACGGCTGCATCCAGGCTGATTGAAAGTAGTGTTGACTTTCCCAACGAATCTTTTATCGAGGTGGTCCATGCCATCTGTGGCTTACTACCAGGCGAAGGCCAAACAAACTCAAGCACGCCAAACAAAgaacagccacagcagggtcagcaaggccagcagGGAAAAGTATCATCTGCACAACATCGGAGGGTGCTCAGCTTCTCTGGCCAATCCTCGACAACGTCTAATCAAGAACTTCAATTTGCACTAGCCAAGCTGGGGGAGATTGCTATGATTAATTTGGAACGGCTGTTGGCATATGATCCGAAAGAATCAGGCTGGGATCCTCTGATGGACAGGTTGATTCAGACGTTAGATTCGAGCGCTATTAGTCCACCAGTGAGAACGAGAGCATCAGAGATCCTTGCAAAACTGGCGCTCGAAGCAGCTACTGCTTCGGGCACACAATCCCCTGAAGTTCGGGGGGCGATTCAACTTAGATTGCTGGGGGCACTTCACGATTCATTGAAATCTTTACAGAAAGGCGGCCGAGATATCTCTGTTGCAAATGCGGCAACTGATATTGAGATTCATAGGATTATTTTGGATGGCTTACGAAGTATTATTGAGGATTGTGGGCAAGTTCTAGTCAGCGGGTGGGACCTCACGTTTGATATTATTGGAAGCGTTTTCGTAACGAGAGAAGCGAATCTGGACGAGGACCATGAACTAATTATCACTGCTCGGAGCCTCGGCACACGATCTTCCAAACTTGTGCGGTCTTCTTTTAGCTCACTTCAGCTTATTTGCTCAGATTTTCTCCCATCATTGCCCAACTCATGTTTCTTAATTCTGGTCGACACGCTCTACAAATTCAGTTCACAAAATGACGATTTGAACATTGCATTAACG ACCGTGACCTTTTTCTGGGCCCTTTCTGATTTCCTCTCTGGCAAAGACAAGTCACTCGATATCACGATTGACCTATTTCAAGATGCCGATGTAGACACGCTAGAACGCTTAGCAGCAGACTACGGCGGCCGAGGATCTGGTGCCGCGTTATGGATGTTATTGCTTTTGAGACTCACAGCCGTCGCGTCAGACGACAGGGTTGAGCTTCGCAATACCGCAATCCAAACTCTGCTCCGAATCTTTGACGCATATGGCGAGAGACTCAGTCCTGAAGCTTGGTCAATATGCATCAAGTCAGTTGTGTTTAAACTGCTAGCCTcgcttgaagaagagctaCGGAGGactgaggatgaagaagttgAAAAAGCCGATAGGCCAGAGTGGCATGACACCGCGGTGGTTGTGCTAAATGGCATATCAACGTTGCTTGGAAACAATCTTGAGGTATTGACAGCACACTCATCGTTCAATAAACTTTGGAATGAGTTGCTAGAACACTTGGCTACGCTGCTCGACTTTCAGGTCCTCGATATCAACACCGCAACGTTCAAAACGCTGGGGCATGTGCTTTCTCAGTCGGGTGATGAGGACAAGCCTGTTTTCAATGAGACAACAGTCACATTCGCTTGGAATCTGTGGTCCCGTGGTATCCCAATCACTAAATCGCCCGATGGGAAGATTCAAGACAACCAAAATTGCCTGACTGCATATGTGGCGGCTCTCCGAGAAGTTTACAGGCTTATCAAGTCTGATCTAACTGTGGAGAGAGTTCAACGAATCCTTGCTTTACTGCGAAAAACCGTTGAAGAAGCTTCTGTGGGAAGCTATGCCACAGATATCGATAACCTGACGCAGCTTCAGGCACAAATATTAGATGCAGTGAAAATGATTCGGACTGATATCGACGGCGTGCCATCGGCCCTGATCGTGCAAGTTGCCGAATTTGTAACCTTGGCCTATGATCAGGACTACAATTCTCGACCTTTGTCAAAGAGAACATATGTTGCCATGTCGAAAGCCAGTATGCAAATGCTGGAGAATCTCATTGTAAGCCATTCATCGGATGCAGATATTTATAAGAGCGGATCGGTCGTCACGGCCTTATCCGCCATCTACAGGCCAATTTCTCTCAAGTACCAGTTTCCCATCACCACGAGATCCATTCAGCCCTGGAAATTGGCTACGTCTACTGCTTTAGTAGTCATACAAGCAACACTGTCAAAGCTCGATGATCTCGACATACCCACAGCCACAGTCCAAGATATCTGGCAGTGGATCGTTGAGATTGCAGATGGCATTCTCAGTGCTGATTGTAGCAATACACCACCCGGGACGAacattgaagatgatgaagcagcAGACATTGGCTCTTTTCACAAGATGGCGGAGCTAATCATCCCCCTGATAGGGTCAGAAAAggtgaaaaaagaaactcgCCGCGCTTACACTAAAAGCCTGTTCAAAACGTCAATCATCCATGAACCGCCGTCAGCCGACAAGCTCGCccttgaagatgaggaatCTGGTCTGTCTATGCTATATACACCACGGACCGGGCGTACAATATCCGATCCACCGACACTGCGCACCAAGATGGCCTATGTTGCGTTTGAAGAactcttctttctcatctCGGTAGACGAACCGGCTGCTCACAAGTCATCTGCTGCTAAGTCTATGGCAGACTACACTGCTTGCAGAACCCGCATTGCTTGCTCCGCAGCGCCATATTTGGTCCTGCGATGCGCATTGACTCTCCGTGCCTATGTATCCGACCAGCCCCTCCGAGGCAAGATGCCGCAACCTCTTAGCCAGAGGAAAGAATTGGTATGGACTTTGCAAAAAGTTGTTGATTTGGAAAGTCAGAGCGAGGCAATTTCACCTCTCGAAGGGGCAAAAAGTGAAAGCAGAAAGCATCTATTGAGGTTATATGCCTTGATTGTGAGGGCGTTGGGAGTTCAAGGTGATGAGAAGGTTTTATCGCTTCTGCGGCAGGCTCTGGAGATTGTTGGTGGCGAATTTGGAGCTGTATAA
- a CDS encoding uncharacterized protein (BUSCO:EOG092D2CAF), translating into MGKSSKDKRDAYYRLAKEQGWRARSAFKLLQLDEEFDLFSNVSRVVDLCAAPGSWSQVLSRVLIKGEKFGRSAWQDRDAKVRQQMLGVFPEAFTPEQKESIENTISLSGDDAAQHNEVEATTVAANRDVKIVSIDLQPISPLAGITTLRADITHPATVPLLLSALDPSYDPAAVAGTQAQHPVDLVLSDGAPDVTGLHDLDIYVQSQLLFAALNLALCVLKPGGKFVAKIFRGRNVDILYAQLKIFFEKVIVAKPRSSRASSVEAFIVCLNFRPPAGFHASLEEPLGVGQRLDMLVREREMQLPIVAEAAMQSERGTWDCSAVSTPATSHESGITEVEVYDETEGNNMGNGARWIAPFIACGDLSAFDSDASYQLPEDYVSLDPVQPPIAPPYKRALEIRAGLSKPTKV; encoded by the exons ATGGGTAAATCCTCCAAAGATAAGCGTGACGCTTACTACCGGCTCGCCAAAGAGCAAGGTTGGCGAGCAAGAAGCGCAttcaagcttcttcagcttgatGAAG AGTTTGATCTCTTCTCCAACGTCTCTCGCGTCGTCGATCTTTGCGCCGCTCCTGGCTCTTGGTCCCAGGTGCTTTCTCGAGTGCTCATCAAAGGCGAGAAATTCGGCCGCTCAGCATGGCAGGATCGCGATGCCAAAGTGCGCCAGCAAATGCTTGGTGTCTTCCCTGAAGCTTTCACGCCTGAGCAGAAGGAATCAATAGAAAATACCATCTCATTGTCTGGCGATGATGCGGCGCAACACAATGAAGTTGAAGCAACAACGGTAGCAGCTAACCGCGACGTCAAAATCGTCTCCATCGATCTCCAGCCCATCTCTCCCCTCGCTGGCATCACTACTCTACGAGCAGATATCACACACCCTGCCACCGtgcctctcctcctctctgccCTCGACCCATCGTACGATCCTGCCGCTGTGGCAGGCACCCAAGCCCAGCATCCTGTCGATCTCGTTCTCAGCGATGGCGCCCCCGACGTTACCGGCCTGCACGACCTTGATATATACGTTCAATCGCAGCTTCTCTTCGCAGCCCTCAACCTCGCACTTTGCGTGCTGAAACCAGGCGGCAAATTTGTCGCGAAGATCTTCCGGGGTCGAAACGTGGACATTCTGTATGCGCAGCTCAAAATCTTTTTCGAAAAAGTCATAGTGGCGAAACCGAGAAGTAGCAGGGCTAGCAGTGTGGAGGCATTCATCGTTTGCTTGAATTTCCGGCCGCCAGCGGGCTTCCACGCCAGTTTAGAGGAACCGCTTGGAGTAGGGCAGCGCCTGGATATGCTGGTTcgagagagggagatgcaGCTACCTATTGTTGCCGAAGCAGCCATGCAATCAGAAAGGGGGACCTGGGACTGCAGCGCCGTATCGACGCCGGCGACATCACATGAGAGCGGAATCACGGAAGTGGAAGTATATGATGAGACAGAAGGGAACAATATGGGAAATGGCGCACGGTGGATTGCACCTTTTATTGCTTGCGGCGATCTATCGGCCTTTGACTCCGACGCTTCCTATCAGCTGCCCGAGGACTATGTCTCTCTAGATCCTGTCCAGCCTCCTATCGCTCCGCCATATAAGAGGGCCCTCGAAATCCGGGCTGGGCTATCCAAGCCCACCAAAGTGTAG
- a CDS encoding uncharacterized protein (EggNog:ENOG41), which produces MGSLVSTMGSKSSKNAVAANPEGKPRYWYRDNFFLTNDKAYLDPHAINAVFESDLMWWNDPLPEGQMRKMISNCMTMSIYHVPESEKQMQKSGAPRRPHGSDVKLVGLARVVTDYVTFAYLTDVFILEEFQRRGLASWMMQGLKELVEEWPNLRGLVLMTHDKSAAKMYQRELGALDWDQGPSAGLVLLEMPGGGVKDIPEDHK; this is translated from the exons ATGGGCTCTCTCGTTTCCACAATGGGCTCAAAGAGCTCCAAGAACGCTGTCGCTGCGAATCCCGAAGGCAAGCCACGGTACTGGTACCGAGACAACTTCTTCCTCACCAACGATAAGGCATATCTCGATCCTCACGCCATCAATGCCGTCTTCGAGTCTGACCTCATGTGGTGGAACGATCCGCTGCCAGAGGGCCAGATGCGAAAGATGATATCCAATTGCATGACAATGAGCATATACCACGTTCCCGAATCAGAGAAACAAATGCAGA AAAGCGGAGCGCCTCGGCGGCCACACGGATCCGACGTAAAACTCGTCGGCCTTGCTCGCGTCGTAACCGACTACGTCACATTCGCCTATCTCACCGACGTCTTCATCCTTGAAGAGTTCCAGCGCCGCGGGCTCGCCAGCTGGATGATGCAAGGTCTCAAAGAACTTGTCGAAGAGTGGCCAAACCTGAGAGGCCTCGTCCTCATGACTCACGACAAGTCTGCCGCAAAGATGTACCAACGCGAGCTGGGAGCCCTTGACTGGGACCAAGGTCCATCTGCGGGcttggtgctgctggagatgccgGGTGGTGGCGTAAAAGACATCCCAGAGGATCACAAATGA